A section of the Aerosakkonema funiforme FACHB-1375 genome encodes:
- a CDS encoding ABC transporter ATP-binding protein, with product MSQTAVQNPDARDAYTVLDVELRKVFKVFKVDTAVRGVDLDIRQGEFFSILGPSGCGKTTTLRLIAGFEMPTAGEVLIQGKPMTNVPPYRRPVNTVFQSYALFNHLSVWENIAFGLRIKRLPRAAIAERVKEALKLVKMEALANRFPAQLSGGQQQRVALARALVNRPAVLLLDEPLGALDLKLRKEMQVELTNLHRDLGLTFIMVTHDQEEALSLSDRISVMHDGKIEQIGTPSEIYERPQTAFVADFIGDTNLLKGRILSLNGSEIEVLTESKMKVVAQRLDSSTAWHPQASVAISVRPENIQLNLEPSCLQGNCFEGRLQHVMYLGTHVHCVVELKSGDRITVKQPNTFASLPDPHTPVYAYWGSKDSLVLADS from the coding sequence ATGTCTCAGACTGCTGTTCAGAATCCAGACGCCAGGGACGCTTACACAGTACTGGATGTTGAACTCCGAAAGGTTTTCAAGGTGTTCAAAGTCGATACTGCTGTACGGGGGGTTGACCTTGACATTCGCCAGGGTGAATTTTTTAGTATTCTTGGGCCATCCGGCTGCGGTAAAACGACGACGCTGCGCTTAATTGCGGGCTTCGAGATGCCGACCGCCGGTGAGGTGCTAATTCAAGGCAAGCCGATGACTAACGTACCGCCTTACCGCCGACCGGTCAATACGGTGTTTCAGAGCTATGCTTTGTTTAACCACCTGAGCGTTTGGGAAAATATCGCTTTTGGATTGCGGATTAAACGCTTGCCCAGAGCGGCGATCGCAGAACGGGTTAAAGAAGCTCTCAAGCTCGTTAAAATGGAAGCTTTGGCTAACCGTTTTCCGGCTCAATTATCTGGGGGTCAGCAGCAACGGGTAGCCTTGGCACGAGCGTTGGTTAACCGACCTGCTGTGCTTTTGCTGGATGAACCTCTGGGAGCGTTGGATTTGAAGCTGCGTAAGGAAATGCAGGTGGAGCTGACCAATTTACACCGAGATTTGGGGCTGACTTTTATTATGGTTACTCACGACCAAGAGGAAGCGCTGAGTCTGAGCGATCGCATTTCGGTTATGCACGACGGCAAAATCGAACAAATAGGTACGCCTAGCGAAATTTACGAGCGTCCACAAACAGCTTTTGTCGCTGATTTTATTGGGGATACCAATTTGTTAAAAGGCCGAATTTTATCTTTGAACGGCTCGGAAATCGAGGTACTGACAGAATCTAAAATGAAGGTGGTGGCGCAAAGGCTGGACTCCTCAACTGCTTGGCATCCTCAAGCTTCTGTGGCGATTAGCGTGCGCCCAGAGAATATTCAATTGAATCTGGAACCTTCTTGCTTACAGGGAAACTGTTTTGAAGGACGTTTGCAGCACGTTATGTATTTGGGTACCCACGTTCATTGCGTGGTGGAATTAAAGTCAGGCGATCGTATTACCGTAAAGCAGCCTAACACTTTCGCCAGCTTACCCGATCCACACACCCCTGTATACGCCTACTGGGGTTCAAAAGATTCTCTGGTTTTGGCTGATTCTTAG
- the mrdA gene encoding penicillin-binding protein 2, whose product MTLLWSSSLDSKSKTRTVGRNYQSLFVMLVITLVMVGGIGSRLAYLQLIQGERNRELAENNRIRIIPKQPERGNIFDRKGRILASSRLSRSVYLWPLIRKQKSWPTTRKRLSEILEIPEADIEKRIAQVGENNPTLVRIERDITPEKIVALEESQQQLEGVEVDIEPARVYPNKQVAAHVLGYTGEMNDLQLAKARQKGDDYRLGDVVGKMGVEAAFEKKLRGTWGGQQVEVDGKNQILRILGDKASQPGEDVHLTIDLELQKAAEAALGNHRGAVVAMNPNNGAILAMVSRPAFDPNLFTPRISQKAWQELQKANHPFVNRALQAFPPASTFKIVTTTAAIESGKVPSTIVLPTYPALRVGGISFGEWNHAGFGALGFVGGLKWSSDTFFYQVGIRTGGPALIDWTRRYGFGEKTGIELESEEVAGLVADNAWKLKRMKYEWTVGDTVNMSIGQGFLQTTPIQVAVMFAVPANGGYRVKPHLLKDDEDSKNWRVDLNLKPETVRVLRQGLRAVVTSGTGPALNSPTIPPAAGKSGTSEVAHGKLTHTWFGGYAPIDNPEIVVVVFGEHSGGGGGKFGAPKVLKVMEAYFRLKGGGKVAPAKPKPVKRRR is encoded by the coding sequence ATGACCTTGCTTTGGTCTTCCTCGCTAGACAGTAAATCAAAGACCCGCACGGTCGGACGAAATTACCAGTCCCTGTTTGTGATGCTAGTCATTACATTGGTGATGGTAGGAGGGATTGGCAGTCGTCTTGCCTACTTGCAACTGATCCAGGGAGAACGCAATCGGGAACTAGCGGAGAACAACCGGATTCGGATCATTCCCAAACAACCCGAACGGGGTAATATTTTCGATCGCAAAGGCAGAATCCTTGCCAGCAGTCGTCTTTCCCGCTCAGTTTATCTATGGCCGTTAATACGCAAGCAAAAATCCTGGCCTACCACACGCAAGCGTCTTTCCGAGATCCTGGAAATTCCCGAAGCAGATATTGAAAAGCGGATAGCACAAGTAGGGGAGAACAATCCCACCCTAGTACGGATCGAGCGCGACATCACTCCCGAAAAGATAGTAGCGCTGGAAGAATCCCAACAGCAACTCGAAGGCGTAGAAGTAGACATAGAACCGGCGCGGGTATATCCCAATAAACAAGTGGCAGCCCACGTACTCGGTTACACCGGTGAAATGAACGATTTACAGTTAGCTAAGGCGAGGCAAAAAGGCGATGACTATCGACTTGGAGATGTCGTCGGTAAAATGGGCGTCGAAGCAGCTTTTGAGAAAAAATTGCGGGGAACGTGGGGCGGTCAGCAGGTGGAGGTGGATGGCAAGAACCAGATTTTACGTATTTTGGGAGATAAAGCGTCTCAACCAGGTGAGGACGTCCATTTAACCATAGATCTGGAGTTGCAGAAAGCCGCAGAAGCCGCACTAGGCAATCACAGAGGCGCAGTTGTAGCCATGAATCCAAATAATGGGGCGATTTTAGCGATGGTTAGCCGCCCCGCTTTCGATCCTAATTTGTTTACTCCTCGGATCAGCCAGAAAGCATGGCAGGAACTGCAAAAGGCAAACCACCCATTTGTCAACCGCGCCTTACAAGCTTTTCCACCAGCGAGTACATTCAAAATCGTTACTACCACTGCGGCGATCGAATCGGGCAAAGTTCCTTCTACCATAGTCTTGCCAACTTATCCAGCTCTTAGGGTGGGTGGAATTTCGTTTGGAGAATGGAACCACGCAGGATTTGGTGCTTTGGGATTTGTGGGCGGTTTGAAGTGGAGTAGCGATACATTCTTTTATCAAGTCGGGATCAGAACTGGTGGCCCTGCCCTGATCGACTGGACTCGACGCTATGGTTTTGGCGAAAAAACCGGCATCGAATTGGAGAGTGAAGAAGTAGCCGGTTTGGTAGCCGATAATGCTTGGAAGCTGAAGCGGATGAAATACGAGTGGACTGTAGGCGATACAGTGAATATGTCCATCGGTCAGGGCTTTCTCCAAACCACACCCATACAAGTGGCTGTGATGTTTGCTGTTCCCGCCAACGGTGGCTACCGAGTTAAGCCCCACCTGCTCAAAGATGATGAGGATTCAAAAAATTGGCGGGTAGATTTAAACCTGAAACCGGAAACGGTGCGAGTGCTGCGCCAGGGTCTGAGGGCAGTAGTAACTTCCGGTACTGGCCCAGCCCTGAATTCACCAACTATTCCTCCAGCTGCGGGGAAGAGCGGTACATCTGAAGTAGCCCACGGGAAACTAACCCACACTTGGTTTGGTGGCTATGCGCCAATAGACAATCCGGAAATTGTTGTGGTGGTTTTTGGGGAACATTCCGGCGGTGGTGGTGGCAAGTTCGGAGCTCCGAAGGTGCTGAAAGTTATGGAGGCTTACTTTCGTCTGAAGGGAGGCGGTAAAGTTGCTCCCGCTAAGCCTAAGCCAGTCAAAAGAAGGAGATGA
- a CDS encoding D-alanyl-D-alanine carboxypeptidase family protein: MDNASLSGKPSKVAVPSTEDIPEALRETQFPSQERRWQRVWLVALLVGWGAFALFVGLWFASLSQSSSGTMAQKNETEPIAKLSQTPTEAVNTSASQPDIILGQAGHFAYKEAPVQDLQSISVDNRIKLRKSAAQQFNAMVAAARAQGAILVPISGFRSVAEQQHLFFDIKAQRGQVAAERATVSAPPGYSEHHTGYAIDIGDGRVPATNLNPNFENTAAFKWLQANAARYSFEMSFPKNNSQGVSYEPWHWRFVGDRDSLETFYKAKKLQKN; the protein is encoded by the coding sequence GTGGATAACGCCAGCTTGTCTGGAAAGCCGTCGAAAGTAGCAGTTCCCTCGACAGAAGATATTCCTGAAGCTTTGCGGGAAACCCAGTTTCCATCACAAGAGCGTCGGTGGCAGCGAGTCTGGCTGGTGGCATTATTGGTGGGATGGGGAGCGTTTGCCCTTTTTGTCGGTTTGTGGTTTGCCAGTTTGTCTCAATCCTCTTCTGGGACAATGGCTCAAAAGAATGAAACAGAACCGATCGCCAAACTCAGTCAAACGCCCACAGAAGCTGTCAATACTTCTGCAAGCCAGCCCGATATCATCTTGGGACAGGCGGGACACTTTGCTTACAAAGAAGCGCCCGTGCAAGACCTTCAATCTATATCGGTGGATAATCGGATTAAGCTACGCAAAAGTGCTGCCCAGCAATTTAACGCTATGGTGGCAGCAGCCAGGGCGCAGGGAGCGATATTGGTGCCAATTTCGGGATTTCGTTCGGTGGCGGAACAGCAACACCTGTTTTTTGACATTAAAGCGCAACGGGGGCAGGTGGCAGCAGAACGGGCGACTGTGAGTGCGCCTCCGGGTTACAGCGAACATCATACCGGCTATGCGATCGATATTGGGGATGGTAGAGTACCGGCAACCAACCTGAATCCAAATTTTGAAAATACTGCTGCCTTCAAATGGCTGCAAGCTAATGCAGCTCGCTATAGCTTTGAGATGTCATTTCCCAAAAACAATTCTCAAGGCGTCAGTTATGAGCCTTGGCATTGGCGCTTTGTGGGCGATCGCGATAGTTTAGAAACTTTTTATAAAGCCAAAAAATTACAAAAAAATTAA
- a CDS encoding AEC family transporter: MPSPEIKLLELYTPLGGGVFLGWLLGRILPKNFPTYLGHFLFWIGAPIAIVAFLRRTNLSGPIWIAPLAAWAAILLGAGLAWAVIRLNDKKDPACVSPSATSSGSQPNQGSFLLASMVGNTGYLGYPVTLALVGQEYFGWALFYDLLGSMLGTYGLGVALAARFGMGASSHKQLLAAILKTPGLWALGLGLVLRPISLPDWLDFGLQKFAWTVISLSLVLIGMRLSQLSSWRGLPQASICLAIKMLLVPLVLGWGLRGLGLTGPPHLLIVLQMAMPPAFATLIIAEAYNLDRDLAVTAIALGTGGLFLTLPLWLWLFGV; the protein is encoded by the coding sequence ATGCCCAGTCCGGAAATTAAACTTCTCGAACTATATACGCCCCTCGGTGGAGGAGTGTTCCTGGGATGGTTGCTAGGCCGTATCCTCCCCAAAAACTTCCCCACTTATTTGGGTCACTTTCTGTTTTGGATCGGAGCTCCGATCGCCATTGTGGCCTTTCTGCGCCGAACCAACCTATCCGGGCCAATTTGGATCGCACCTCTGGCTGCTTGGGCCGCAATTCTACTGGGAGCGGGACTTGCTTGGGCTGTCATTAGGTTAAATGACAAAAAAGATCCTGCTTGTGTTTCTCCTTCTGCTACCAGTTCTGGGAGTCAGCCGAATCAAGGCAGTTTCCTATTAGCATCAATGGTTGGTAATACCGGTTATCTGGGTTATCCGGTAACGCTTGCCTTAGTTGGACAGGAATACTTCGGCTGGGCCCTGTTCTACGACTTGCTGGGAAGTATGTTGGGAACCTATGGGTTGGGGGTTGCTCTTGCCGCTCGTTTTGGTATGGGGGCAAGCAGTCACAAACAATTACTTGCGGCAATCCTGAAAACTCCGGGTCTGTGGGCTTTGGGATTGGGACTGGTTTTAAGACCCATTTCTCTACCGGATTGGCTCGATTTTGGCTTGCAGAAGTTTGCGTGGACGGTAATATCTTTGTCTTTAGTGTTAATTGGGATGCGGCTGAGTCAGCTATCGTCTTGGCGCGGTTTGCCACAAGCATCAATTTGCTTGGCGATTAAAATGTTGCTGGTTCCCTTAGTTTTGGGTTGGGGTCTGCGTGGCTTGGGCTTGACAGGCCCACCTCATTTGCTGATCGTTTTGCAAATGGCGATGCCTCCAGCTTTTGCCACGCTGATTATTGCGGAAGCTTACAATCTCGATCGCGATTTAGCTGTAACTGCGATCGCACTCGGTACGGGCGGACTTTTCCTCACTTTACCGCTTTGGCTATGGCTGTTTGGAGTTTAA
- a CDS encoding phosphoribosyltransferase, translating to MPDLYVSWPDYNSKIELLAVKIYQSNWNFNQIVCLARGGLRIGDILSRIYRYPLAILAASSYGGFENRVRGDLTFSSHITMTTGELSSRILLVDDLVDSGSTLEQSVVWLKQHYGDRIEEIRTAVLWYKACSVIVPDYYVDYLPDNPWIHQPFEPYEQMSIAQLAASYTAPLNSKQP from the coding sequence ATGCCCGACCTTTACGTTTCTTGGCCAGACTACAACTCTAAGATTGAACTGTTGGCTGTCAAAATCTATCAGTCCAACTGGAACTTTAACCAGATTGTCTGCCTTGCCAGGGGTGGATTGCGAATTGGCGATATTTTGTCTCGGATTTACCGATACCCCCTAGCTATTCTGGCTGCGTCATCTTATGGTGGTTTCGAGAACCGAGTGCGCGGCGATCTAACTTTTTCCTCTCACATAACGATGACAACAGGCGAGCTGAGCAGCCGTATTCTCTTAGTCGATGACTTGGTAGATTCTGGGAGTACTCTTGAGCAGAGCGTTGTTTGGCTTAAACAACATTATGGCGATCGCATAGAGGAAATTCGCACCGCCGTACTCTGGTACAAAGCTTGTTCCGTCATCGTTCCAGATTACTACGTAGACTATTTACCCGATAATCCCTGGATTCATCAACCGTTTGAACCCTACGAACAAATGAGCATCGCTCAACTGGCAGCATCTTACACAGCGCCTTTAAACTCCAAACAGCCATAG
- a CDS encoding MFS transporter — translation MNNSPPSDGLSETPGNEKLSFSTKLAYGAGDMGAAITANIGVFYTAYFFTDVAGLDIDKAAWVLLIGKVWDAVNDPIVGILSDRTQNRRWGRRLPWMLYGAIPFGITFFLQWIVPRFSANDAANDWALFWYYVAIAILFNSFYTAVNLPYTALTPELTQDYDERTNLNSFRFAFSIGGSILSIIFVRIIAGLIPEDRIQQYLLIGAVCAVISVLPLYWCIFGIRARVMAVAAQNPNLEQPVSVPIFDQLRIVLSNRPFLFVVGIYLCSWLAVQLTAAIIPYFVTSWMRLPDAVTAQVIFAVQGTAFITLFVWSAVSQRVGKKAVYFMGMSLWILAQGGLFFLQPSQISLMYVLAVMAGFGVSTAYLIPWSMLPDVIEMDELRTGQRREGIFYSFFVLLQKVGLALAVALVLQSLNWAGYLVPTAENLRPIQPASALLAIRVAIGPLPTVALICGLVLAYFYPITREVHAEILHKLRERDR, via the coding sequence ATGAATAATTCTCCCCCTTCTGATGGCTTGTCGGAGACGCCTGGGAACGAAAAACTCAGCTTCAGCACTAAACTGGCCTACGGTGCCGGTGATATGGGTGCGGCTATTACGGCTAATATAGGGGTGTTTTATACTGCTTATTTTTTCACGGATGTCGCCGGTTTGGATATTGATAAAGCGGCATGGGTTTTGCTGATCGGTAAAGTTTGGGATGCCGTCAACGATCCGATTGTGGGAATATTGAGCGATCGCACCCAAAACCGTCGCTGGGGGCGTCGGCTACCTTGGATGCTGTACGGCGCGATTCCTTTCGGGATAACTTTCTTTTTGCAGTGGATTGTACCTCGCTTTAGCGCTAATGATGCTGCGAATGATTGGGCATTGTTCTGGTACTATGTGGCGATCGCGATTTTGTTCAACTCGTTCTACACGGCTGTTAATTTACCCTACACCGCTCTGACGCCGGAACTCACTCAAGACTACGACGAACGTACTAACCTCAATAGCTTCCGGTTTGCCTTTTCGATCGGCGGCAGTATTTTGTCTATAATTTTTGTTCGCATTATCGCCGGTTTAATTCCCGAAGACCGTATCCAGCAATATTTGTTAATTGGCGCAGTTTGTGCGGTCATATCCGTATTGCCTCTATATTGGTGTATTTTCGGCATCCGCGCCCGCGTTATGGCTGTGGCGGCGCAAAACCCCAACTTAGAGCAACCCGTATCTGTGCCTATTTTTGACCAATTGCGGATTGTTTTGAGCAATCGACCGTTTTTGTTTGTCGTCGGCATTTATCTTTGTTCTTGGCTGGCAGTTCAGCTAACCGCTGCCATTATTCCTTATTTTGTGACGAGTTGGATGCGCTTGCCAGATGCAGTAACTGCCCAAGTAATTTTTGCCGTGCAGGGAACTGCCTTTATTACCTTATTTGTTTGGAGTGCTGTCAGTCAGCGGGTGGGCAAAAAAGCCGTTTATTTTATGGGTATGAGCCTGTGGATTTTGGCGCAGGGGGGATTGTTTTTCTTGCAGCCCAGTCAAATATCCTTGATGTACGTTTTGGCGGTGATGGCAGGTTTTGGCGTTTCTACGGCTTATCTTATACCCTGGTCGATGCTGCCAGATGTGATCGAAATGGATGAATTGAGAACGGGACAGCGCCGGGAAGGGATATTTTATAGTTTTTTTGTACTGCTGCAAAAGGTAGGTTTGGCTCTAGCAGTTGCCTTGGTGCTGCAAAGCTTGAATTGGGCTGGTTACCTTGTGCCTACAGCCGAAAATCTCAGACCGATTCAACCTGCTTCTGCGCTTTTGGCAATTCGCGTTGCTATTGGCCCGCTGCCTACTGTTGCTTTAATTTGCGGTTTGGTGCTGGCATATTTTTATCCGATTACTCGCGAGGTTCATGCAGAAATATTACACAAGCTGAGAGAGCGCGATCGGTAG
- a CDS encoding PAS domain S-box protein, which translates to MTSVVADSISQGNNNLCMEIEGLNNLRQYRLDDATSKPRSQILLAAEIQPQAEEEMNFQALILDSTPHAIITTDTEGKITYWNRYAENLYQWQAAEVIGKDFYELTVAQISSQQIAAISDTVAQQNEWTGKFSVHRKDGTQFWADVKYSALKESNGNLTGFLQVSIPSNNSTLFQDRSPQSESTVQILSDAIPDAIFRVYKDTTFLECKPPKGFSLELPVSQFLGKKIGEILPKNMADRAKKQIRKALANNQTEIFEYQLQTEGKLRDFEARIVPTSSDEVAIFVRDITERKQAERDLAKSEERYRIVSELTSDFAYAAKIDSNGLFVTDWITSAFSFMSGFSWEEIEARGGWQNLIHQEDMPIFLERLQKILCWQTDVSEYRLFTKNGELRWLRDYSQPVYCDDRNRVLLIYGGVQDITDRKQAEEALGQQTEREKLLGMMQERIRQSLDLDEILNQAVAEVRSFLQVERVAIYQIDERNFGKFVVESIAENCSSILGVSCEDPCFNENYIQKYQQGYISAIDDIEQANLAPCHIELLAQIGIRANLLVPIVFNKKLWGLLCAHQCSEPRHWQPFEIDLLQQLAITVALAIQQSSLFKQIQKLNGELEQQVQERTAELKKAIDFEAMLKRITDKVRDSLDENQILETAVREVAVGLNIGSCNAAIYDLEKGITTVCHEYAVSIPAQQGRVAHMANYPEIYTQLLEKQYFQFCSIFPNPVRGRVAMLACPIFDNEGLLGDLWLINHKEHSYSELEIRLVQQVANQCAIAIRQARLYQAAQAQVAELEKLNQLKQEQLVELEKLNHLKQEQVAELEKLNLLKDDFLSTVSHELRTPMANMKMAIQMLKIVPSGERHQRYLEILKTECDRETELINDLLDLQRLEASSYPLSLAESLNLQEWLPNIIEPFRSRTLERGQNLQIELPADVPPLVSDRAGLARIVAELLNNACKYTPPGGGIILRVSHHLAGEDVSLQESTSCSCVPKIVLAVSNEVEIPPAELSHVFKKFYRVLQADLWKQGGTGLGLALVQKLVEQMGGTINVKSGDGWTTFRIELPNR; encoded by the coding sequence ATGACGAGCGTCGTAGCGGATAGTATAAGCCAGGGAAACAATAATTTGTGTATGGAAATAGAAGGGCTTAATAATCTCCGTCAATATCGCCTGGATGATGCCACCTCAAAACCGCGATCGCAAATTCTACTAGCGGCAGAAATACAGCCGCAAGCAGAGGAGGAAATGAATTTTCAGGCATTGATTTTAGATAGTACTCCCCACGCCATCATCACAACAGATACAGAAGGAAAGATTACGTATTGGAACCGCTACGCCGAAAATCTCTATCAATGGCAAGCAGCAGAAGTTATCGGTAAAGATTTTTATGAATTAACCGTCGCTCAAATCAGCTCGCAGCAAATCGCAGCAATTAGCGATACAGTAGCCCAGCAGAATGAATGGACAGGGAAATTTTCCGTACATCGCAAAGACGGCACACAGTTTTGGGCTGATGTCAAATACTCTGCTCTTAAAGAGAGTAATGGAAATCTAACAGGTTTTTTACAAGTTTCCATACCTAGCAATAATAGCACGCTTTTTCAAGATCGATCGCCACAAAGCGAATCCACCGTTCAAATTTTGTCCGACGCCATACCGGATGCTATATTTCGCGTCTATAAAGATACTACTTTTTTGGAATGTAAACCTCCAAAAGGCTTCAGCTTAGAATTACCTGTCAGTCAATTTTTGGGTAAAAAGATAGGGGAGATATTACCAAAAAATATGGCCGATCGGGCCAAAAAGCAAATAAGAAAAGCTTTGGCAAACAACCAAACAGAAATTTTTGAGTATCAGTTGCAAACTGAAGGGAAATTACGAGACTTTGAAGCTCGAATCGTTCCTACCAGCAGTGATGAAGTGGCGATATTTGTGCGCGATATAACAGAGCGCAAACAAGCAGAAAGAGATTTAGCAAAAAGTGAAGAGCGCTATCGGATCGTTTCCGAATTGACATCAGACTTTGCCTATGCTGCAAAGATAGACTCCAACGGTTTATTTGTCACAGATTGGATTACAAGTGCTTTTAGTTTTATGTCTGGTTTCAGTTGGGAAGAAATCGAAGCACGCGGCGGCTGGCAAAACCTCATTCATCAGGAAGATATGCCTATCTTTCTAGAACGGCTGCAAAAAATTCTGTGTTGGCAAACAGATGTGAGCGAATACCGACTATTCACCAAAAATGGAGAACTGCGCTGGCTGAGAGATTACAGTCAGCCAGTATATTGCGACGACAGAAATCGCGTCCTTCTGATCTACGGTGGAGTGCAAGACATTACCGATCGCAAACAAGCAGAAGAAGCCCTGGGTCAGCAAACAGAGCGGGAAAAACTACTGGGAATGATGCAAGAACGCATCCGCCAGTCTTTAGACCTAGATGAAATTCTCAACCAAGCAGTGGCAGAAGTACGCAGTTTTTTGCAAGTAGAACGAGTAGCAATTTATCAGATAGATGAAAGGAATTTTGGTAAGTTTGTTGTCGAATCAATCGCAGAGAATTGTTCGTCAATATTGGGAGTTTCCTGCGAAGACCCTTGTTTCAACGAAAATTATATCCAAAAGTACCAACAGGGATACATTTCTGCCATTGATGATATCGAGCAAGCCAATCTCGCACCTTGCCATATAGAACTACTCGCTCAAATAGGAATTAGAGCTAATCTCCTAGTGCCGATCGTTTTCAACAAAAAACTCTGGGGACTGCTGTGCGCTCATCAGTGTTCGGAACCGCGACACTGGCAGCCTTTTGAAATAGATTTACTGCAACAATTGGCGATAACTGTAGCGCTCGCCATCCAGCAATCGTCACTTTTCAAGCAAATCCAAAAACTTAACGGCGAATTGGAACAGCAAGTGCAAGAGCGCACCGCTGAGTTGAAAAAGGCTATCGACTTTGAAGCAATGCTCAAACGCATTACAGACAAAGTGAGAGATAGCCTAGACGAAAACCAAATTTTAGAAACTGCCGTGCGGGAAGTAGCAGTAGGACTAAATATCGGTTCTTGCAATGCAGCTATATACGATTTAGAAAAGGGAATTACCACAGTTTGCCACGAATATGCAGTCTCAATACCCGCGCAACAGGGACGTGTTGCCCATATGGCAAACTATCCGGAAATCTACACTCAGCTATTAGAAAAACAATATTTCCAGTTTTGTTCGATATTTCCAAATCCAGTGCGGGGACGGGTGGCAATGCTGGCTTGCCCCATTTTCGATAACGAAGGACTTTTGGGAGATTTGTGGTTAATTAATCACAAAGAACACAGCTATAGCGAGTTAGAAATACGTTTGGTACAGCAGGTAGCAAATCAGTGCGCGATCGCGATTCGTCAAGCACGGCTTTATCAAGCAGCACAAGCGCAAGTGGCAGAACTGGAAAAACTCAACCAACTTAAGCAAGAGCAATTGGTAGAACTGGAAAAACTCAATCATCTCAAACAAGAGCAAGTGGCAGAACTGGAAAAACTAAACTTGCTTAAAGATGACTTTTTGAGTACAGTTTCCCACGAATTGCGGACGCCTATGGCTAACATGAAAATGGCGATCCAAATGCTCAAAATTGTGCCCAGCGGCGAACGACATCAGCGCTATTTGGAAATATTGAAAACCGAGTGCGATCGCGAAACAGAACTCATTAACGACCTCCTCGACTTACAGCGCTTAGAAGCATCATCTTATCCCCTCTCCCTCGCCGAATCGCTAAACTTGCAAGAATGGCTACCCAACATCATCGAACCATTCCGCAGTCGTACCCTCGAACGCGGGCAAAATCTCCAAATTGAACTACCAGCCGATGTTCCGCCCCTAGTTAGCGATCGCGCTGGACTGGCACGAATTGTGGCAGAATTGCTCAACAATGCCTGTAAGTATACTCCGCCTGGTGGCGGGATAATTTTGCGCGTCTCCCACCACTTAGCTGGAGAAGATGTCTCACTCCAAGAGTCTACTTCCTGTTCCTGTGTCCCGAAGATTGTACTTGCCGTCAGCAATGAAGTCGAAATTCCGCCTGCCGAATTATCCCATGTGTTTAAAAAGTTTTATCGGGTTTTACAAGCCGATCTTTGGAAACAAGGCGGTACTGGATTGGGACTTGCTTTAGTCCAGAAACTGGTGGAACAAATGGGAGGAACTATTAACGTAAAAAGCGGTGATGGCTGGACAACTTTTCGGATCGAATTACCAAATCGTTAA
- a CDS encoding HEAT repeat domain-containing protein has translation MNPSQLQEISARLESKSSRDRMIALASLRDIPAVEAVPLIKKVLDDENLQIRSMAVFALGIKQTPECYPILVKLLETDPDYGIRADAAGALGYLEDNRAFEPLVRAFYEDTDWLVRFSAAVALGNLKDGRAYEVLVRALDTKEVVLQQAAIAALGEIKAVEAVDTILRFAQSEDWLVRQRLAEALGYLPSPKTIPALKFLEKDAHPQVCEAAKISLQRLEETAIE, from the coding sequence ATGAATCCTTCCCAGTTACAAGAAATATCAGCTCGCCTAGAAAGCAAGTCTTCGCGGGATCGGATGATAGCCCTCGCCTCGTTGCGGGATATCCCGGCAGTGGAAGCAGTACCTTTGATTAAAAAAGTTTTAGATGATGAAAACTTACAAATTCGGTCAATGGCAGTCTTTGCCTTGGGCATCAAGCAGACACCGGAATGCTATCCAATTTTAGTGAAGTTGCTGGAAACCGATCCGGATTACGGAATTCGCGCTGACGCTGCCGGTGCTTTGGGCTATCTGGAAGACAATCGTGCGTTTGAGCCGCTAGTACGGGCTTTCTATGAAGATACAGATTGGCTGGTGCGCTTCAGTGCGGCAGTGGCGCTGGGCAATCTCAAAGATGGGCGTGCTTATGAGGTATTGGTTCGGGCGTTAGATACTAAAGAAGTGGTACTGCAACAAGCAGCGATCGCCGCTCTAGGTGAAATCAAAGCCGTAGAAGCAGTCGATACTATTCTCCGCTTTGCCCAATCTGAAGATTGGTTGGTACGGCAACGCTTAGCAGAAGCTTTAGGTTATCTTCCCAGCCCCAAGACCATTCCGGCGCTGAAATTTCTGGAAAAAGATGCTCACCCGCAAGTTTGCGAGGCAGCCAAAATTTCTCTCCAGCGTCTGGAGGAGACAGCCATTGAGTAG